AGCCGCGTTAGACGCTCTTTCGGTTGAAGATTCCGAAAAACAGGATATTCTTTCCGAATCAAAACAGGTCTTCCTTTTGAATCAGGGAATCTTTTCCGAATTGGAAAAGGATCTCATCGCGGCAATCGGTAAGGAAACGTATGACTCCGTCCTCTCCAAAGGATAAAAGAAAAGGATCGGTTTATTTTTTACCGGGGGCGATCTTTTTGGCAATGCTTCCGGTAACGATGATCGTTCCGGTATTTAAGGAAATTGTAAAGGACCGATTTCAATCGGGCAACAGCGAAGTTGCCTGGTTCTTGAGCGTTGCGATGCTCGGATCCTTTTTCTTTTCTCCGATCGCAGGCTTTCTCTCGGATCGATTCGGAACGAGAAAAAAAATCATCGTTCTTTTTTGTTTTCTGGATGCCCTCCTTTTGAGTCTTCTTCCCTATGCGGAAAGTCTTCCCGTTCTTTTAGGTCTTCGATTTTTGGAAGGAGGCGCTCACGTTTTTGTCATCGGTTTGCTTATGGCATCGGTCGCGGATTTTGAACACGGAAGCTCCGCCTTACAACTCAAAGGTGGAACTCTGATGGGAATTTCCGGAATGCTTCTTTCTCTTGGAGGGGCGGTCGGAATCTCACTCGGATTTTTAGGAAAGGAAAATCCCTATCTTCCTTTTTATACGGGTTCAACGATCCTTTTGTTTCTTGCATTCATCGTTTATCGTTTTGTTCCGGAAGTGGAAAGCTTAGCTTCTAAAAAACAGTTTACTTGGAAAGAATCCGGACTTGTCTTTCTTTCCCGCCCTCTCCTTTTATTTCCGATGGCGTTTCAATTTTTAGATCGATTCACATCCGGTTATTTTATGAGTTCTCTCAATCTTCGAC
The sequence above is a segment of the Leptospira stimsonii genome. Coding sequences within it:
- a CDS encoding MFS transporter, with product MTPSSPKDKRKGSVYFLPGAIFLAMLPVTMIVPVFKEIVKDRFQSGNSEVAWFLSVAMLGSFFFSPIAGFLSDRFGTRKKIIVLFCFLDALLLSLLPYAESLPVLLGLRFLEGGAHVFVIGLLMASVADFEHGSSALQLKGGTLMGISGMLLSLGGAVGISLGFLGKENPYLPFYTGSTILLFLAFIVYRFVPEVESLASKKQFTWKESGLVFLSRPLLLFPMAFQFLDRFTSGYFMSSLNLRLREEFFLNPSETGRLLSLVFLPMALLSYPAIRLSKKTGKYFPVAIGSLIYGIALTLSGTFHSIGWITISLLFCGLGAGLMFATSLRLASSLCNRENNGIVMSALTGIGSLGFFLGPISSVGLDRISDSISFFRSFSLTAVVFGLAQILLVVASIPFYRILNKKVY